A section of the Leptospira terpstrae serovar Hualin str. LT 11-33 = ATCC 700639 genome encodes:
- a CDS encoding PP2C family protein-serine/threonine phosphatase, with protein MLVTNFAVFLRKFQKVLSLFVSFVLGPTEGFVMRHRILNGTLLAGIVAMGVGLTSEFFREGFEIGGLIALWVAFGFACIFYYLARFQHQFQVLILPTFIISSLTSFLQIQYSGGIVSANVMLLAPILVLNMLILGKKFDWLAIVFFVGALFAVNTIQGMHPEWFFDYSSEKARSEDFLITGISILFLLGLMLRTLNRSYEDAIGEVSRLKYQQDGDYYLTSLLTRPLSGIRIRSQSVHFQSYIKQKKAFQFKNKEYELGGDICVADQIVLRGRSYCVFANGDAMGKSMQGAGGVLVFGTAFRALIERTHREGILSGYFPERWLHTALNDLNDVFEGFDGSMSMSLLLGLVDEENGFLYYINAEHPFPIRFREGKANFLSEEATNFKLGMQKDKARIETCWIRPGDTIIIGSDGRDDLGMGMDATDNRVINVDHTSILKQVEESEGDIERLGLRLQKIGELTDDLSLLSIRFHPQTHVDAKTREMNLEEPIRLLKKNNDFEALTLLTTYADLYASDPAVWKLLYRVYRKLEKPAEAGRAAENFSNNHPSGLQMILDGAIQYAKASLIEEAIDMAERIYSRKPDVIPVIKILVRLYKKSKRPERAEEYQKEIHRLQNNH; from the coding sequence ATGTTAGTAACAAACTTTGCTGTTTTTCTACGTAAGTTCCAAAAGGTTTTGTCTCTGTTTGTTTCTTTTGTTTTAGGTCCGACCGAAGGTTTTGTGATGCGGCACAGAATTTTGAATGGAACCTTACTTGCTGGTATTGTTGCCATGGGAGTGGGGCTTACTTCAGAGTTTTTTCGAGAGGGTTTTGAAATCGGAGGACTGATTGCCTTATGGGTAGCTTTTGGATTTGCATGTATTTTTTATTATTTGGCCCGGTTCCAACACCAATTTCAAGTTCTAATCCTTCCAACTTTTATCATCAGTTCCTTAACCTCCTTCTTACAAATTCAATACAGTGGTGGAATCGTAAGTGCCAACGTGATGTTACTTGCTCCCATCTTGGTTTTGAATATGCTCATTCTTGGAAAAAAGTTTGATTGGTTGGCCATCGTATTTTTTGTAGGAGCACTTTTTGCTGTCAATACCATCCAAGGAATGCATCCTGAGTGGTTTTTTGATTATTCCTCTGAGAAAGCAAGGAGTGAGGACTTTCTTATCACTGGGATTTCTATTTTATTTTTACTGGGACTTATGTTACGCACCCTCAACCGATCTTACGAAGATGCCATTGGAGAAGTAAGTCGTTTGAAATACCAACAAGATGGAGATTACTATTTAACCTCTCTGCTCACTCGTCCACTTTCGGGAATTCGTATTCGTTCCCAATCGGTGCATTTCCAATCCTATATCAAACAGAAAAAAGCATTCCAATTCAAAAACAAAGAATATGAACTCGGTGGTGATATTTGTGTAGCGGATCAAATTGTTTTAAGGGGTCGAAGTTATTGTGTATTTGCCAACGGAGATGCCATGGGGAAATCCATGCAGGGGGCAGGGGGAGTTCTTGTTTTTGGAACTGCCTTTCGGGCTCTCATTGAACGGACGCATAGAGAAGGAATTCTTTCTGGATACTTTCCAGAAAGATGGTTACATACAGCACTCAATGATCTCAATGATGTCTTCGAAGGTTTTGATGGATCTATGTCCATGTCTCTTCTTTTGGGTTTGGTAGATGAGGAAAATGGATTTTTATACTATATCAATGCAGAACATCCTTTTCCCATTCGATTCCGTGAAGGAAAGGCTAACTTTTTATCAGAAGAAGCCACTAACTTTAAATTAGGAATGCAAAAAGACAAGGCTCGGATTGAAACTTGTTGGATTCGCCCTGGAGACACGATTATCATTGGCTCTGATGGGCGAGACGATCTGGGTATGGGAATGGATGCCACTGACAATCGTGTGATTAACGTAGATCATACTTCGATATTAAAGCAAGTCGAAGAAAGTGAAGGTGATATTGAACGATTAGGACTTCGCCTCCAAAAAATTGGGGAATTAACCGATGATCTCTCCTTACTCAGCATTCGGTTCCATCCCCAAACACATGTGGATGCAAAAACTAGAGAAATGAATTTGGAAGAACCGATCCGACTCCTTAAGAAAAACAATGACTTTGAAGCTCTGACTCTTCTTACCACCTACGCTGATTTGTATGCTTCCGACCCTGCCGTATGGAAATTATTGTACCGAGTGTATCGTAAATTGGAAAAACCAGCGGAGGCTGGACGTGCCGCAGAGAACTTTTCTAACAATCACCCATCTGGTCTCCAAATGATCCTAGATGGCGCTATACAATATGCCAAAGCTAGTTTGATTGAAGAAGCAATCGATATGGCAGAGCGAATTTATAGTCGTAAACCTGACGTAATTCCTGTGATCAAAATCCTTGTCCGTCTTTATAAAAAGTCAAAACGTCCAGAAAGAGCCGAAGAATACCAAAAAGAAATCCATCGTTTGCAAAACAATCATTAG
- the fliG gene encoding flagellar motor switch protein FliG, with amino-acid sequence MKPENPTSATPGVRKAALLLLSLGKERAADVLKHLDDAMLEAVILEMSKIRSISKEEREVILKEFHNTIEDLNETTSGGLSTAKSLLEHTVGAEKANVILKKIHKEETKNDFEFLNQVEPGVLQGMLGTESPQIIAVTLSHLDPKKAADVLKLFPKPEQAKIAVRLATTSKTHPDVIQNIARILKKRYEERDKQEYSEAGGAHVLANILNFMEKGAEETILSELEETSPDVADQVREKLYTFEDILSLDNKEMRILINRLADDTSISLAIRGAGDEIRKKFLNNMSQNRAEDILDILDMKPRVTLREINEARSKIVQVARVLEEENQILFKKEKEEYIE; translated from the coding sequence ATGAAGCCTGAGAACCCCACATCCGCCACTCCTGGCGTAAGGAAAGCCGCCCTACTCCTATTATCCCTAGGCAAAGAGAGGGCCGCCGATGTTCTCAAACACCTGGATGACGCCATGCTCGAAGCTGTGATTTTGGAAATGTCTAAAATCCGATCGATCTCCAAAGAAGAAAGAGAAGTCATCTTAAAAGAATTTCACAATACCATTGAAGATTTAAACGAAACAACTTCCGGCGGTCTATCCACTGCCAAATCTCTTTTGGAACATACGGTTGGGGCAGAAAAAGCCAATGTAATCTTAAAGAAGATCCATAAAGAAGAAACCAAAAACGATTTTGAATTTTTAAACCAAGTGGAGCCTGGTGTTTTGCAAGGAATGTTAGGGACTGAATCCCCACAAATCATTGCCGTCACACTCTCTCACTTGGATCCCAAAAAAGCCGCTGATGTTTTGAAACTCTTTCCAAAACCGGAACAGGCAAAAATCGCAGTAAGACTCGCTACCACATCCAAAACACATCCAGATGTAATCCAAAACATTGCGCGGATTCTTAAAAAACGATACGAAGAAAGAGACAAACAGGAATACTCAGAAGCCGGTGGTGCTCACGTCCTTGCGAACATTTTAAACTTTATGGAAAAAGGGGCAGAAGAGACCATCCTTTCCGAATTGGAAGAGACCTCCCCCGATGTAGCAGACCAAGTCCGAGAAAAACTCTATACCTTCGAAGATATCCTTTCTTTGGATAACAAGGAAATGCGAATCCTGATCAACCGATTGGCAGATGATACTTCCATCTCTCTTGCCATCCGGGGGGCAGGAGATGAAATTCGAAAAAAATTCTTAAACAATATGAGCCAAAACCGAGCAGAGGATATATTAGATATCTTAGATATGAAACCTCGGGTCACCTTACGAGAGATAAACGAAGCAAGAAGTAAAATTGTTCAGGTGGCAAGGGTATTAGAAGAAGAAAATCAGATTTTATTTAAGAAAGAGAAAGAAGAGTATATTGAGTGA
- a CDS encoding CDP-alcohol phosphatidyltransferase family protein: MQIEEKKAKDLFQDRIFTLSNFLSVFRVLLLPFFFQSTFDYAHNPANLAAFFASLLYALAAVFSDYLDGLFARLLHQETTLGRYLDPVCDKLVTLGGLFVVTIHFDFPSWILIVYFIREVLGVWLGGYLYLKRGLQGRPNWWGKFGVGIVAVSVVWYMSLPYFLQFGAPYAFLLYPVISAYVLLFVLTAGVVAYVIRYWNIVFHPEAIELDPENKKQARKYQKI; the protein is encoded by the coding sequence ATGCAAATCGAAGAAAAAAAAGCCAAAGACCTTTTCCAGGATCGAATCTTTACTCTATCCAATTTTTTATCTGTGTTCCGGGTATTGTTATTACCTTTTTTTTTCCAAAGTACTTTCGACTATGCACATAACCCAGCAAACCTTGCTGCTTTTTTTGCCTCCCTATTGTATGCATTGGCTGCAGTTTTCAGTGATTACCTTGATGGACTTTTTGCTCGCCTTCTCCACCAAGAAACTACCCTCGGCAGATACTTAGATCCGGTATGCGACAAGCTGGTCACCCTCGGTGGTCTTTTTGTCGTAACCATTCATTTTGATTTTCCGAGTTGGATCCTTATTGTCTATTTTATCCGTGAAGTTCTAGGAGTTTGGCTAGGTGGTTATTTGTATCTGAAAAGAGGACTGCAAGGAAGACCAAACTGGTGGGGAAAATTTGGAGTGGGGATTGTTGCTGTATCGGTGGTTTGGTATATGTCTTTGCCTTACTTTTTGCAGTTTGGCGCACCTTATGCTTTTTTACTCTATCCCGTGATCTCGGCCTATGTTTTACTTTTTGTCTTAACTGCCGGTGTTGTGGCCTATGTCATTCGCTATTGGAATATTGTGTTTCATCCAGAAGCCATCGAACTAGATCCAGAAAATAAAAAACAAGCTAGGAAATACCAAAAGATTTAA
- a CDS encoding pyruvate dehydrogenase complex dihydrolipoamide acetyltransferase translates to MAKIQEMTQLSPTMEEGTIVKWLKQEGDSVSPGDIIAEVETDKAVMEMEAFETGVILKILHKEGAKLKVGEALAVIGKPGEDVTSLLAGIPQKSAPVPQTSTKEPTTPMENGNPLPMQTKLEPVAQSPAKEVGSQNQTNTKPQVQTQNKGLARILASPLAKSIAIEHGIDLHTVIGTGPEGRITKNDVLDTLNKGSHSSSAQVTSSRLDEVVTLNGMRKTIAKRLTESKQNLPHFYLNVDVNAKAMESFRADLLEFQKNLDPETQGKVSLNDIIVKATAAALRLHPKVNASFQGDSILQFGRVDVGIAVSLDGGLLTPVIRNADGKSIFEISKEVKELAKKARERKLKPEEFSNGTFTISNLGMYGISRFTAIINEPESAILAVGSVEEKPVVENGAVVAGRVLSLTLSCDHRVIDGAVGAEFLKTLKTLLEKPSLIAGVV, encoded by the coding sequence ATGGCAAAGATCCAAGAAATGACCCAACTTTCCCCCACCATGGAGGAAGGAACCATTGTGAAATGGCTGAAACAAGAAGGAGATTCTGTCTCGCCTGGTGACATCATTGCAGAAGTAGAAACTGATAAAGCTGTGATGGAAATGGAAGCCTTTGAAACCGGAGTGATTCTAAAAATCCTACACAAAGAAGGCGCCAAACTCAAAGTAGGTGAAGCTTTGGCTGTGATTGGAAAACCAGGAGAAGATGTCACTTCTCTCCTAGCTGGAATTCCACAAAAATCGGCTCCCGTGCCACAAACTTCTACCAAAGAACCTACAACTCCAATGGAAAATGGAAATCCACTTCCTATGCAGACTAAACTGGAACCAGTGGCCCAAAGCCCAGCCAAGGAAGTAGGCTCTCAAAACCAAACCAATACAAAACCACAAGTGCAAACGCAAAACAAAGGTTTAGCGCGTATCCTTGCCTCCCCTTTGGCTAAGTCCATAGCCATAGAACATGGAATTGACCTACACACTGTCATAGGCACTGGTCCTGAAGGTAGAATCACAAAAAATGATGTACTCGATACCTTAAACAAAGGAAGCCACTCCTCATCAGCGCAAGTAACATCTTCTCGTTTGGATGAAGTAGTGACTCTGAATGGAATGCGTAAAACCATTGCCAAACGTCTGACAGAATCCAAACAAAACCTTCCCCACTTCTATTTGAATGTAGATGTAAATGCAAAAGCCATGGAATCTTTCCGAGCGGATCTTTTGGAATTCCAAAAAAATTTAGACCCGGAAACACAAGGAAAGGTCAGCCTAAACGATATCATAGTCAAAGCCACTGCCGCTGCCTTAAGGCTCCACCCGAAAGTGAATGCCAGTTTCCAAGGAGATTCCATTTTACAATTTGGTCGAGTGGATGTAGGGATTGCAGTTTCTTTGGATGGAGGACTACTAACGCCGGTCATACGAAATGCGGACGGAAAATCGATTTTCGAAATTTCTAAAGAAGTGAAGGAACTAGCTAAAAAAGCTAGGGAACGAAAACTAAAACCCGAAGAGTTTTCGAATGGAACCTTTACCATATCTAATCTAGGCATGTATGGGATCAGTCGGTTCACGGCGATTATCAATGAACCGGAGAGTGCTATCCTTGCCGTCGGTTCTGTGGAAGAAAAACCGGTTGTGGAAAACGGAGCAGTGGTCGCCGGAAGAGTTTTGTCTCTGACCCTTTCTTGCGACCACCGAGTGATCGATGGTGCTGTAGGGGCCGAGTTTCTAAAAACCCTAAAGACTCTTCTGGAAAAACCGAGCCTGATTGCGGGTGTTGTTTGA
- a CDS encoding TetR/AcrR family transcriptional regulator: protein MRNSNRKQTGGKANKSLRHPVDEDRGKDPNRRTVLVQSLRELLKEEDPSSVTFAKVCERAKIPRASAYHFFPNMGAMYLGLRLVHSELVSNRLEKVDTSEFETWQDYVHFLAREAASVVREDKALMRVVYGVRNEETKDVGKDLDSSIAKLALSQVEERFLLPDLPEAARKVGIAVSLIDSVFRYSFREQGEITEEMVSEAARAAVAYLRSYLPEFLKYRK from the coding sequence TGGAGGGAAAGCAAATAAATCCTTACGACACCCTGTCGATGAGGATAGAGGGAAGGATCCAAATCGACGGACAGTTTTAGTCCAATCCCTCAGAGAACTTCTTAAGGAAGAGGATCCCTCTTCAGTCACCTTCGCTAAGGTTTGTGAAAGAGCCAAAATTCCGAGGGCATCTGCGTATCATTTTTTTCCCAATATGGGAGCCATGTATCTTGGCCTTCGTCTTGTACATTCTGAATTGGTTTCAAATAGATTAGAAAAAGTAGATACATCTGAATTTGAAACATGGCAAGACTATGTACATTTTCTTGCAAGAGAAGCGGCTTCCGTAGTGCGAGAAGATAAGGCACTCATGCGAGTGGTGTATGGAGTTCGCAACGAAGAGACAAAAGATGTAGGGAAGGATTTAGATTCATCCATTGCAAAATTGGCTTTGTCCCAAGTGGAAGAACGTTTTCTTCTACCGGATTTACCGGAGGCAGCTCGTAAGGTGGGCATTGCCGTATCACTCATTGATTCTGTCTTTCGGTATTCCTTTCGAGAACAAGGTGAGATCACCGAAGAAATGGTCAGTGAAGCCGCAAGGGCAGCAGTAGCATACTTACGATCCTACCTTCCCGAATTTTTAAAATATAGAAAATAG